From Gimesia panareensis, the proteins below share one genomic window:
- a CDS encoding IS5 family transposase (programmed frameshift) encodes MTRVSRPATGRNITGSRTEPKPQLSDEQWLLIKDLFPEPPANAAGGRPRVAPRECLEGILWVLRTGARWKDLPTFLPSPSTCWRRFKEWTEDGVFLEAWQRLLEHFDRRKLVVWSEAFGDGTFCPAKKGAPDVGKTKRGKGTKLMLLVDGNGLPLALDRSSASPAEVKLIESLLDQRVLPRDPDRLIYDRAADSDPLRTELAERQIELVCPHRKNRVKPATQDGRALRRYRRRWKVERTFSWLFNFRRLVIRYERYSHLFLGFAQLACVFTLLNKL; translated from the exons ATGACCCGCGTGTCACGACCTGCCACAGGTCGCAACATTACCGGGTCCAGGACGGAACCAAAACCACAACTCTCGGACGAGCAATGGCTTCTGATCAAAGATCTGTTTCCAGAACCACCGGCAAACGCAGCCGGAGGGCGGCCCAGAGTGGCTCCCCGCGAGTGTCTCGAAGGAATCCTTTGGGTATTAAGGACCGGTGCCCGATGGAAAGATTTACCAACATTTTTACCATCTCCCAGCACTTGCTGGCGTCGTTTCAAGGAATGGACCGAAGACGGTGTCTTCCTGGAAGCATGGCAGCGATTGCTCGAACATTTCGACCGACGGAAGCTGGTAGTCTGGTCGGAAGCATTCGGGGATGGCACATTCTGCCCCGCAAAAAAAGGGGCGC CCGATGTCGGAAAGACAAAACGGGGAAAGGGAACCAAGCTTATGCTGCTGGTCGACGGAAACGGACTCCCTCTCGCTCTGGATCGTTCCAGTGCCTCTCCGGCAGAGGTGAAGCTGATTGAATCCCTGCTGGACCAGCGCGTTTTGCCACGTGACCCCGATCGCCTGATTTATGATCGTGCGGCCGACAGCGATCCCCTGCGCACAGAGCTGGCAGAACGGCAGATAGAACTGGTCTGTCCGCATCGCAAGAACCGTGTGAAACCAGCGACGCAAGATGGGCGTGCTCTGCGACGATATCGACGCCGCTGGAAAGTCGAACGCACCTTCAGTTGGCTGTTCAACTTTCGTCGTCTGGTAATACGGTATGAACGATACAGTCATTTGTTTTTAGGATTCGCACAACTCGCGTGCGTGTTCACATTACTTAATAAGTTATGA
- a CDS encoding KAP family P-loop NTPase fold protein, with product MWTDQETHQDLIGFGVHTDLIRSIITDQTLLPVTIGLFADWGGGKTSLMKMLERDLTPENWQGEPAMKTELDGVACLYFNGWLFEGYDDAKSAILSSVLLALGEHKRFGPKIKEKAASLLKSVNWMRLAGLGLKHVAIPAVAAYVTGGTSLLPSMSQSMGSLAGWPTTGKPVTTDQTDTGEDKAGNDDVKAVTVDWEKLIRKDSSSAGPMDVRTFRDQFAKMLAESDVEKLIVLIDDLDRCSPERIIENLEAIKLFLNVENTAFVIGADPRIVRHAIRWKYRDFERIAESDGGESEQDDRLITDYLEKLIQFPYHLPRLSPAEIETYMVLLFCERHLKNEPFEQVVAACNEQRTENRYVVFGSAAVEAALIKAEADDPNDELSEALTFCAAVAPLVTEGLEGNPRQVKRFMNAFMMRKKLAEAAKLDNIDDPVLVKLMLSRICQGYPVS from the coding sequence GTGTGGACGGATCAGGAAACTCATCAAGATCTAATTGGTTTTGGCGTACATACGGATCTGATTCGATCCATAATTACGGATCAAACCTTATTGCCCGTGACTATCGGTCTGTTCGCGGATTGGGGTGGTGGCAAGACAAGTTTGATGAAGATGCTTGAACGCGATCTCACCCCTGAGAATTGGCAGGGTGAGCCCGCGATGAAAACGGAACTAGATGGTGTAGCATGCCTTTACTTCAATGGTTGGCTATTCGAGGGTTATGACGACGCTAAATCGGCGATCCTAAGTTCGGTACTTCTCGCACTGGGAGAACACAAACGATTTGGCCCCAAGATCAAAGAAAAGGCCGCATCCTTGCTCAAATCAGTCAATTGGATGCGTCTTGCTGGCTTGGGTTTGAAGCACGTAGCAATTCCAGCCGTTGCTGCCTACGTCACTGGTGGTACATCTTTACTGCCATCTATGTCCCAATCAATGGGATCGCTGGCGGGATGGCCTACTACAGGGAAGCCTGTAACAACAGATCAAACAGACACAGGCGAGGATAAAGCGGGAAATGATGATGTCAAAGCAGTAACCGTCGACTGGGAAAAATTGATTCGAAAGGACTCGTCTTCTGCGGGGCCAATGGATGTTCGGACGTTTCGAGATCAGTTCGCTAAGATGTTGGCAGAATCCGACGTCGAGAAGTTAATCGTTCTGATTGACGACCTCGACCGATGCTCTCCAGAACGGATCATAGAGAATCTGGAAGCAATAAAGCTATTTCTGAATGTCGAAAATACGGCGTTCGTTATCGGTGCGGACCCGCGAATTGTTCGACATGCGATTAGATGGAAATACCGCGACTTTGAGAGAATTGCTGAATCAGATGGAGGCGAGTCGGAGCAAGATGATAGACTGATAACCGATTACTTGGAAAAACTGATTCAATTTCCTTACCATCTACCAAGGCTATCTCCGGCGGAAATTGAAACCTATATGGTCTTGCTGTTCTGCGAACGACATCTGAAAAATGAGCCGTTCGAGCAGGTCGTGGCTGCTTGCAACGAGCAACGAACTGAAAACCGATATGTAGTGTTTGGGTCGGCTGCGGTCGAGGCGGCATTAATCAAAGCTGAGGCTGATGATCCCAATGATGAGCTGTCGGAGGCCCTCACGTTTTGTGCCGCAGTCGCTCCACTTGTTACGGAAGGGCTGGAAGGCAATCCGCGACAGGTGAAGCGGTTCATGAACGCGTTCATGATGAGAAAGAAGCTTGCTGAAGCTGCAAAACTGGATAACATTGACGATCCAGTGCTTGTCAAACTGATGTTATCTCGAATATGTCAAGGCTACCCAGTTTCGTGA
- the qatD gene encoding Qat anti-phage system TatD family nuclease QatD translates to MRIDTHCHVDRYADPSIIAADCEADKLFVVAVTNLPSHFELGYEHLINHKFVHLALGFHPLNAAKHQDEVEKFCHLASTAYYIGEVGLDFSLEGQATRDEQIRVFASILEALQGSRKLLTLHSRGAEAVVLEMLTEYGIGPAIFHWYSGGVGTLQFAIESGHYFSVNPAMTRSAKGKYLIDRIPRDRVLTESDGPYVKVGRNPAVPSDVIDVLVHLAELWKQDVADVEAKIEANFSRLENSDGE, encoded by the coding sequence ATGCGAATTGATACGCACTGTCACGTCGATCGATACGCAGATCCATCTATAATCGCCGCCGATTGCGAAGCCGATAAATTATTTGTAGTAGCGGTGACAAATCTGCCGAGCCACTTCGAGCTTGGTTATGAACATCTTATAAATCACAAATTCGTACATCTTGCCCTTGGCTTTCATCCGCTGAATGCCGCGAAACACCAAGATGAGGTTGAGAAGTTCTGTCACCTCGCTTCGACAGCTTACTACATCGGCGAAGTTGGACTCGATTTCTCGCTTGAGGGCCAAGCAACTCGCGACGAGCAAATCAGAGTTTTTGCATCGATTCTTGAGGCACTTCAGGGATCAAGGAAACTATTGACGCTCCACAGCCGTGGTGCAGAAGCAGTTGTGCTCGAAATGTTGACAGAATACGGGATTGGCCCTGCAATTTTTCACTGGTACAGCGGTGGCGTTGGAACGTTGCAATTCGCTATTGAGTCAGGGCACTACTTCTCAGTGAATCCTGCGATGACAAGATCAGCAAAGGGCAAATATCTGATTGATCGTATACCGCGTGACCGTGTCCTGACAGAATCAGACGGTCCATATGTAAAAGTGGGACGAAATCCAGCCGTCCCAAGCGATGTCATCGATGTCTTAGTGCATTTGGCAGAGCTTTGGAAACAAGACGTGGCCGATGTCGAGGCTAAAATCGAGGCCAATTTCTCGAGATTAGAGAATAGTGATGGCGAGTAA
- the qatC gene encoding Qat anti-phage system QueC-like protein QatC produces the protein MTIDISLTVNPSKPTLHECARITVRTSSGLSSQVKIDFKTLCKGLNSPNAETQDFLLFGAVVYAADKLVPREKTKDLWTRDIHVTLSVDDPDRWTSLATEIDNCIGFLTGDNWRFSFKKRRRRLVVPRKLKIKRKTEPILADAACLFSGGLDSLAGAIDWLESNDGRLALVGHHDTRVAGPLSDQKRLLESLTKKYEGRIESKLIAVGQEPPGSELTFRSRSALFLGLGMFVINALNKDMDLLVPENGTIALNCPLTPSRRGSCSTRTAHPRFLSEIQAIAKGLGMKGAITNPLLGKTKGEVVACCQNLEFLKTVALDSVSCAQRGHKRWWKNRKARQCGSCMPCIYRRASLHSVDLDTESYGDNVCRGWARLKDSSSVAPNDFRACLSFLYRNPTEDEIARMLATNGEHDVSELRSYAATVHRAMDEIKQWLLAKATNDILRRGGLDRNAN, from the coding sequence ATGACCATTGACATCAGCCTAACAGTGAATCCGAGCAAGCCCACGCTGCATGAGTGTGCTAGGATCACGGTTCGCACTTCTTCCGGCCTGTCCAGTCAGGTGAAAATTGATTTCAAAACGCTTTGCAAAGGCCTCAACAGTCCAAACGCTGAAACGCAGGACTTTCTGTTGTTCGGTGCGGTTGTCTATGCGGCGGACAAACTTGTCCCACGGGAGAAAACCAAGGATTTATGGACTCGTGACATCCATGTGACTCTATCCGTCGACGACCCAGATCGGTGGACCAGTTTGGCAACGGAAATCGACAACTGCATTGGATTTCTAACTGGTGACAATTGGCGATTCTCCTTCAAGAAACGCCGTCGCCGTCTCGTCGTTCCGAGAAAACTCAAAATCAAACGAAAAACTGAACCGATTCTTGCCGATGCTGCTTGCTTGTTTTCTGGCGGGTTGGATTCTCTGGCCGGAGCGATTGATTGGTTAGAATCAAATGACGGGCGACTTGCATTGGTCGGTCATCATGACACTAGAGTTGCAGGGCCGCTTAGCGATCAGAAGCGATTGCTTGAGTCTCTTACTAAGAAGTATGAGGGGCGAATTGAGTCGAAACTTATTGCAGTTGGACAGGAACCACCGGGAAGTGAATTAACATTTCGAAGCCGATCAGCTCTGTTTCTCGGTTTAGGCATGTTTGTAATCAATGCTCTAAATAAGGACATGGATCTTCTAGTACCGGAAAACGGTACCATCGCGCTGAATTGTCCGCTCACTCCATCTCGACGCGGCTCCTGTTCTACTCGAACAGCACATCCTCGCTTTCTTTCCGAGATTCAGGCAATCGCAAAAGGACTTGGCATGAAGGGGGCAATTACCAATCCATTACTTGGAAAGACAAAAGGTGAGGTAGTCGCATGCTGTCAGAATCTTGAGTTCCTAAAGACCGTCGCACTGGACTCCGTCTCGTGTGCACAGAGGGGACACAAGAGATGGTGGAAGAATCGCAAGGCTCGCCAATGTGGTTCGTGCATGCCATGCATTTACCGAAGGGCATCGCTGCATAGTGTCGATCTCGATACTGAATCCTATGGCGACAATGTCTGTCGCGGCTGGGCAAGGCTGAAAGACTCCTCGTCCGTTGCACCGAATGACTTTCGTGCTTGTTTGTCGTTTCTATATCGCAACCCCACTGAGGATGAAATAGCCCGCATGTTGGCGACCAACGGAGAGCATGACGTATCCGAATTGCGGAGTTACGCCGCGACCGTACATCGAGCAATGGATGAAATCAAGCAGTGGCTGCTAGCGAAGGCGACTAATGACATTCTCAGGCGTGGGGGACTAGACCGCAATGCGAATTGA